The following are from one region of the Stenotrophomonas lactitubi genome:
- the hisH gene encoding imidazole glycerol phosphate synthase subunit HisH → MSEVVLIDAGGANLGSVRYALERLGATVRLVRDPAGLAGARRVILPGVGAAGPGMQRLHAQGLVEPLRQLQVPLMGICLGMQLLFDRSEEAGVDTLGLIPGVVRKLVPACGIRVPHMGWNRLLPLRPSLLLQGVPERASAYFVHSYAAPLNSHTVAACDHGGLFTAVVEQGRYFGAQFHPERSGDTGSLMLRNFLEGTAA, encoded by the coding sequence GTGAGCGAGGTCGTGCTGATCGATGCCGGCGGCGCCAACCTGGGCTCGGTGCGCTACGCACTGGAGCGGCTCGGCGCCACGGTGCGCTTGGTCCGCGACCCCGCTGGCCTGGCCGGTGCGCGACGGGTAATCCTGCCCGGCGTGGGTGCGGCCGGCCCCGGCATGCAGCGTCTGCATGCGCAGGGCCTGGTCGAGCCGCTGCGCCAGCTGCAGGTGCCGCTGATGGGTATCTGCCTGGGCATGCAGCTGTTGTTCGATCGCTCCGAAGAGGCCGGCGTGGATACGCTGGGATTGATCCCCGGCGTGGTGCGCAAGCTGGTGCCGGCCTGTGGCATCCGTGTGCCGCACATGGGCTGGAACCGGCTGCTGCCGTTGCGCCCGTCGTTGCTGCTGCAGGGGGTTCCCGAGCGCGCCAGTGCGTACTTCGTGCACAGCTACGCCGCGCCGCTGAACAGCCATACCGTGGCCGCCTGCGACCACGGTGGCCTGTTCACTGCGGTGGTCGAGCAGGGCCGCTACTTCGGTGCCCAGTTCCATCCAGAGCGGTCCGG